A genomic window from Acidimicrobiia bacterium includes:
- a CDS encoding CDP-alcohol phosphatidyltransferase family protein: protein MIFTLPNAVSFVRVLLVPVFVWLVLGRDEYTGAALLLGFIGATDWVDGYLARRLDQVSAVGKVLDPLADRMAVAAAVIVGWISGALPWLIAALLIAREAVVAIGALLVAIAGRGRIDVRRLGKVATFGLYFAIPAFYMYAGTGADPWAWFAWVVVIPSLVLYYVVAVQYAGDVRRALRARGR, encoded by the coding sequence GTGATCTTCACGCTCCCCAACGCAGTGAGCTTCGTTCGGGTGCTTCTGGTTCCCGTTTTCGTGTGGTTGGTGCTTGGCAGAGACGAATACACAGGCGCCGCGCTCCTGCTCGGCTTCATCGGTGCCACCGATTGGGTCGACGGGTACCTGGCTCGCCGCCTCGATCAGGTATCTGCGGTGGGCAAGGTGCTCGATCCGCTCGCCGACCGAATGGCCGTGGCCGCGGCGGTGATCGTCGGTTGGATCTCGGGGGCACTCCCATGGCTCATCGCCGCACTGCTCATTGCACGCGAGGCCGTAGTGGCCATCGGGGCGTTGCTGGTTGCCATCGCTGGTCGCGGCCGCATCGACGTCCGCCGGCTCGGCAAGGTGGCTACTTTCGGCCTCTACTTTGCGATACCGGCCTTCTACATGTACGCGGGCACCGGCGCCGACCCGTGGGCCTGGTTTGCATGGGTCGTGGTGATCCCCTCGCTCGTGCTCTATTACGTGGTTGCCGTGCAGTACGCCGGCGACGTCCGACGGGCTCTGCGGGCCAGGGGCCGATAG
- a CDS encoding septum formation family protein has translation MRIVGDHNPAVQYTRWAQEVSNPMRLVRIAMLLTLVAAACGDDSPSRDEFGRVDRPQELAVPQLQTGDCFNDPEADQLGAMEVVEVVPCEHPHDTEIFYSFTLTAGQMPDVDTIRELAAGQCFPAFDAFVGIQFELSALDVFPLTPTAQQWDDGHRTVHCVLFNYDLSELVGSARGTAR, from the coding sequence ATGCGCATCGTCGGGGATCATAACCCGGCGGTGCAATACACTCGTTGGGCCCAGGAAGTGAGCAATCCTATGCGGCTGGTGAGAATTGCGATGCTGCTGACCCTCGTCGCGGCTGCGTGCGGCGACGACTCGCCGAGCCGTGACGAGTTCGGGAGAGTGGATCGCCCCCAGGAGCTCGCGGTCCCGCAGCTGCAAACCGGCGACTGCTTCAACGATCCGGAGGCCGATCAGCTGGGGGCGATGGAAGTGGTCGAGGTGGTGCCCTGCGAGCACCCCCACGACACCGAGATCTTCTACTCCTTCACGCTCACGGCAGGTCAAATGCCGGACGTCGACACGATTAGGGAACTTGCTGCCGGTCAGTGCTTCCCGGCCTTCGATGCGTTCGTCGGCATCCAATTCGAGCTGTCCGCCCTCGATGTGTTTCCTCTCACGCCCACCGCGCAGCAGTGGGACGACGGGCACCGCACTGTGCACTGCGTGCTATTCAATTACGACCTGAGCGAGCTGGTCGGCTCCGCCCGCGGCACCGCACGATGA
- a CDS encoding glycine C-acetyltransferase, translating to MTDKIGFLRDEIASLKQQGLYNTIRQIDGAQGSWLDIDGRSVLNFCSNNYLGLANDPRLVAAAKAALDRHGIGPGAVRSIAGTMAIHTELEDRLARFKGVEAAISLQSGFVANLGTVAALVGEGDAVVSDALNHASIVDGVRLCKAARFVYQHTDMHDLDRVLTEARQAGANRILVITDGVFSMDGDIAPLDDIVAAADRHEAMVMVDDAHGEGVLGNGGRGIVDHFGLHGRVEVEVGTMSKAFGVMGGYVAGPQVLVDWLRQRARPFLFSSAVTPPDAAACIAAVDVMEGSTERVDRLWANAERFRSALQSLGFDTGHTQTPITPVILGDEAVAQGFSRQLFEERSVFAQAIAYPTVPRGTARIRAMVSAGHTDEDLDRCVEAFGLVGRSLGVVS from the coding sequence GTGACCGACAAGATCGGGTTCTTGCGCGACGAGATCGCCTCGCTGAAGCAGCAGGGCCTCTACAACACCATCCGCCAGATCGACGGCGCCCAGGGCTCCTGGCTCGACATCGACGGGCGCAGCGTTCTCAACTTCTGCTCCAACAACTACCTGGGCCTGGCCAACGACCCGCGGCTGGTGGCGGCGGCGAAGGCCGCGCTCGACCGTCACGGCATCGGCCCCGGCGCCGTCAGGAGCATCGCCGGAACGATGGCGATCCACACCGAGCTCGAAGACCGGCTCGCTCGCTTCAAGGGGGTCGAGGCGGCCATATCGCTGCAGTCGGGCTTCGTGGCGAACCTCGGCACGGTCGCGGCTCTGGTGGGCGAGGGGGATGCCGTGGTGTCGGACGCACTCAACCACGCCTCGATCGTCGACGGAGTTCGGCTCTGCAAGGCAGCGCGGTTCGTGTACCAGCACACTGACATGCACGATCTCGACCGGGTGCTCACCGAGGCGCGGCAGGCTGGAGCCAACCGGATACTCGTCATCACCGACGGCGTGTTCTCGATGGACGGGGACATCGCCCCGCTCGACGACATCGTCGCTGCGGCCGATCGGCACGAGGCCATGGTGATGGTCGACGATGCCCATGGCGAGGGGGTGCTCGGCAATGGTGGCCGCGGCATCGTCGACCACTTCGGCCTCCACGGCCGGGTCGAAGTGGAAGTGGGCACGATGTCCAAGGCGTTCGGGGTGATGGGGGGGTACGTCGCCGGTCCCCAGGTGCTGGTCGACTGGCTCCGCCAGAGAGCGCGACCATTTCTCTTCTCCTCGGCGGTCACGCCCCCCGACGCGGCTGCGTGCATCGCGGCCGTCGATGTGATGGAGGGATCAACCGAGCGGGTCGACCGACTGTGGGCCAATGCCGAACGGTTCCGCAGCGCTTTGCAATCGCTCGGGTTCGATACGGGCCATACCCAGACGCCGATCACCCCGGTGATCCTTGGGGACGAGGCGGTGGCTCAGGGGTTCTCCCGCCAGCTGTTCGAGGAGCGGTCGGTGTTCGCCCAGGCGATCGCCTACCCGACGGTGCCGCGGGGGACCGCGAGGATCAGGGCGATGGTGTCGGCAGGACACACCGATGAAGATCTAGACCGGTGCGTCGAGGCTTTCGGGCTAGTCGGACGATCCCTTGGGGTCGTTTCCTGA
- the tdh gene encoding L-threonine 3-dehydrogenase translates to MRAVVKAGPGPGLEMVDRPTPVPAAGEVLVRVKATSICGTDLHIRAWDSWAAQHVLPPLVVGHEICGIVEAHGPGVTAPAIGTLVSLESHVVDGDCAWCRTGRGHLCPQTRILGVHRDGAFAEYVTIPAVNAWPNPPGTPYSIATLLENFGNAVHAASTPPVAGRKVLVTGAGPVGIMAVAVARALGARSVISTDVSDYRLTLAAKMGATLTLNPRRDQIVAGILSATDGEGVDVLLEMSGAESAILEGFEVLKPGGHAALLGLSSKPFQFDLDDAIVFKGATVHGIVGRRLWDTWYEGNALLRSGGVDLTPLVTHRFRLEDFDAAFDLMGSGECGKVVMFVDPADADGPLETP, encoded by the coding sequence ATGCGAGCCGTCGTCAAAGCAGGTCCGGGCCCCGGCCTCGAAATGGTCGACCGACCTACCCCGGTGCCGGCGGCGGGCGAGGTGCTCGTCAGGGTCAAGGCAACTTCTATCTGTGGCACCGACCTCCACATCCGCGCCTGGGATTCCTGGGCGGCACAGCACGTCCTCCCACCACTCGTCGTCGGCCATGAGATCTGCGGAATCGTCGAGGCCCACGGGCCCGGCGTGACGGCTCCGGCGATCGGCACCCTCGTCTCCCTCGAATCCCACGTGGTCGACGGCGACTGCGCCTGGTGCCGCACCGGGCGGGGCCATCTGTGCCCCCAGACCAGGATCCTCGGAGTGCACCGGGACGGTGCCTTTGCCGAATATGTGACCATCCCCGCGGTGAACGCTTGGCCGAACCCCCCGGGCACGCCATATTCGATCGCCACCCTGCTCGAGAACTTCGGGAACGCCGTCCACGCCGCCTCGACACCACCGGTCGCCGGCCGCAAGGTCCTGGTGACTGGAGCGGGACCGGTGGGGATCATGGCGGTGGCGGTGGCACGAGCGCTCGGGGCGCGCAGCGTCATCTCGACCGACGTGAGCGATTACCGACTGACGCTCGCCGCGAAGATGGGGGCGACCCTGACGCTCAATCCCCGGCGCGACCAGATCGTGGCCGGAATCCTCAGCGCCACCGACGGCGAGGGCGTCGACGTCCTCCTCGAGATGAGCGGGGCAGAGAGCGCCATCCTCGAAGGGTTCGAGGTGCTCAAACCCGGGGGCCACGCCGCCCTGCTCGGACTCTCCTCGAAACCGTTCCAGTTCGACCTCGATGACGCCATCGTCTTCAAGGGTGCGACCGTCCATGGCATCGTCGGGCGACGCCTGTGGGACACCTGGTACGAGGGCAACGCCCTCCTGCGCAGTGGGGGAGTCGACCTCACGCCGTTGGTCACCCACCGATTCCGGCTCGAGGACTTCGACGCTGCCTTCGACCTGATGGGCTCTGGCGAGTGTGGCAAGGTCGTCATGTTCGTCGACCCGGCCGATGCCGACGGCCCGCTGGAGACACCGTGA